The DNA segment tgcatttatatttatttagaatgttGAACTCCAGTTTACATACAGAACACAAAAGTAGATTTACGTAGGTAACgctttgtattatttatttaatacaatacACATAATGAATAAAATACACAACACGCGGAGCAACTAATaataaaaacgttgctttttgaaagctctacaagattatcatgacaactctttgcatttcttgaaaaaattacacaacagaccaaaaaaataaagctattcaagttgtttaaccaataaagatctacaaatttcacATAAACCTTTGtgataagatttttttctaaataaaaaaacttaactttttggaaaaaagacacaagctacaataacattttatttaaccaaatttttcgcctaaattatatctagaaCTTTGCTTCGAACCAATTGATGCTAGTATgtgtattttcagtttaaatcgtacaaaataactttaaaaattaaaaaattaaaatttatggacAAATGTCACAACTCGGAATAAAATGTATGATAACAGCATTGCTTTTTTCTGTAGGGTGCGCACTTTTGtctattataaaaacaagacaatgtaaatacgtatttttcaatattaaagcaTATTacgagtttcaaaaatataaattcattgaaatggtACAtatttcagggtagctgagaaatAAATTAATGCGAAATAAGCAACAAATATTcaagtaatcataaaaaataaaatttgtacattattttgcaaattCTAAATAAGCAGTATCAGAGTGCGAAGTTTGAGATACGTGATATGACAGTGTTTGTtgaggccgaaggagctttaactaaaCAGAATTTAAAAGCACCAAATTAAAGTTGTCTATGCTTTGGCcgttaatttttaaagatctgTGCAAAAATGTTGGGGAAACACAAAGATCTAGTGTAATGCGCGGCGTAAATAAataatcgagcgcgcagcgtaAGATAAATGTATTATCGAGTACTTAGCGTTAGAACCAACAGTCGTTCTAGACGGTCGAATTTGCGAGCAAAGCAAGCCGCGCGcgatcagatttttttattatttatttattttaaaatctgtttaaaatcatttatcaCGCAATAAAAATTGTACGTAACATAACTCAATGggataatgacaaaaaaattgatttattcacaCCCTTGCTATTGATcattaaaattgtctaaaagaCCTCAATTTCAACGATAAACATGACGATCATGATCATTTTACTAATAAATATCGCAGTACATTTCAACAATCTTGTAATTTTAACTTAGAATATGATgcccattttttaataaaacactgcTCAAATAGTATTATTATCAGGttgttttttagtattaaaatagtacttgaaagaaaatttctctttaatttgatgCACGACAAATAACATTTTGAGTACTACCTTCTGAActtaaaacagaaattaaataaaaatcaaataccaTGATGGTTGTTGTTTCTTTTGGTTTTAACAAGTACTTACAACAAAACTTAGCGACAAGTTTTGATGTTTGAGTgacataaataaagaaaaatgtatatcttcTATAAAACAAgtaaaaggtaaaatttttaagcttcgtttcattaacttttttagaAGTATGCCTAAAATTCTTGAAAGATTGGCACATAACTAATTAACGATAAGGCGATCATTAGAAGACAAGATTGTAAAAATAACGATGAATTCAATATATTAGGAAGAAAGGTTGTTCTTTCTTATGAGTATATTCGCAAATAGAAAAACTGCAGGAAAAACAATGAACAAAGaagttttttcctaaaaattggacaaattcataaaatttggtACAAATCTTAACCTATACAGCTAGACCAAGGACATGAATAACTATTACGTGATTGCttgcaaataatattaaatatttattcgtgAGATGGAAATTTGTATGAAGTTAAAAATACAAGATTTGTTGGTAATCAGATGCAGCGTCTGATCACAAAGacctattttataatttaatattttattaatttaatttagtataatCATAAAGTAATcataaagtattttcttttttgataaaaacgttACCATAATTATTATTCACAATAATAAGCAAAAGCGATGCTCGATACTATACTTTCCTATCCtaagtttatttaataataatttataatttaaatatttttcaggaagGAGTTTTTGTGTacggatatttttttgaaaggtgCAGGATATATGCATGACAAATCACCGATTGCGAAAATCTAAAAGTAAAGCATTATTCGTGATGATGCCCGTAACAAACATTTGTGCATTCTACAATGCAccatataaaaattcaaagctgtatcagaaaagtcaattttttaagacacGGTCTTGTTTACAAGAAACTGATAATAATATAAGTATTATTGGTAATTCCACTTTGGCTGCGAAGAATAAAAGCCCcggaattttatgtaatttaaaaaataataaaaaaataattaagatccACTTTTctcaaatcatatttattaaagaaataaaactatttgagtGAGCGTGTATATTTTGACAAATAATCAAAAACCAAAGTTACACACTCTGTGCGGTCTCACAGAGCGCACCATGCTTATGATATTCCCCATCCCCGCTAGCGGCTTTCATCGTGGcttctttttttgcttttgcttttttttttagttgtgatCTCGCCGAGGTAAGTGGAAAACGTGTGGTCTTGCGCGCAAAAGATTTTCGCTCTTTGCTCTTTCCGCGGACATCCTTGATAGATACGTCTGGATGTGCGGTTTGTTAGAATTTAACATGCTTCCGATACGTGGATCCCTCTCCCCACTCGTGTAAAAGATTATTAATCACAAAAGTTggcaaaattatttcatttcttccTTATTCTAATTTCCGCTCATAAGCTTTTATAAGTCAGatgacaaaaaattttctacttattCAATTAGATATAAATCTATACAGTGGTATATGAGACCTCAGGCCgatattagtgaaaaataaaatcacaTCCATACTTAAAGGTTTAAAAGTAAAACACTTTTCGGAATTACATACTCTATATTAAATTTACGTATTGTactgattataaaattaaataaaagtaaccATGTTAATGCTGTATTTGTGCTTAATATAGTTACTGGTATTTCTCCATATAAAAGTCACTATTGCTTCCTCGTGTAATATCTTTCGGAATATTTATTGAGTTGTGTTAATATttggttttttttcttttcgataATATTGAGCAAAAGCATAAGACAGATAAGgattaatttatatgaaaaatttattaagcaAGCATTATTTACTTGAATCATTAGTTTCCttctttaatgaaataaaaattctgactgTTAATTTTTATAAGACTGTATCAAAAACTATtgttctttcaaaaataaatagattttgatttctttttagaTTTCTAATACACGTTTTGAATTAGCCGTTTTGaatttacaaattctttaaatatatttgaattagctgtgctaatttaaaaattctctaataaaatgttgaaaacacaTTTCTCAACTTGTATTTTCATCGAAATGTTCgctaaaatataaacaaattctgcTTATAATTGTCCTTTTTTAAGACAATAAACTTCCTTTTAATGTTGTAAACAAAATCATTACAACTTTTATATTAACGCATTGAAActgcttaaaaaatgttttaagactgtattattttgagaaaatactGCATTATAGCTGAccttattaatattttaagggaaattcgaagaaaaaaaaacaagacagAGCAAAgactcagaatttttttaaagtcgccaagtggaaaaactttttttctttcgtcttttttcataTCTCGTTTTCTGATTGCTTTAATTATATGCATATTCTAACACCAATACGTTGTTTGAAAAACaaccaacattttaaaatacttttacaaaataaattcttcttaTCAATTTTGATCCTAATGTAAAGAATTACCCTTatgcaaagaaaatttaatacaaCTATGTAAATATATCATTCAGAGATTCATTAAGAAAGTTCatgcaatagtaaaatttttttctatggcaGTTTTATAAGTGGATTTCAATTCCATCCGTATAGTctacataaattaatatttattacatcAAAGGAGGGTTAGacgtttgaaaattaagcttcaCGTTAGTACCTGTCTAACCgcacgagtgatgtacgatatttaattttgaatcggcATTTTATAAAACTGTAAAGCCGTCGAAAAAGTGAGTCTtgatgtttataatatcttttgtCGTAAAAGCATACGAATGACGTGGGAGCAATGTGCTTGGCTGTTATTGATAATCTTTCATGacgcgaaatttaaaaatggtaaccATGTTGCTAAATCGggggaatcgaaacgtaaacagtcagagccacttgaaccgtttccaattagaGTAAATAACATTGCGCAAAATACTCAACTGAGTACACGCGCACGGCGGCCCTTCCACGGCGAAAGTCGGAAATGTATCTTGccatttgagttaaaaaactgCCTGGGCCAACAGTTCTAGGAATTTCTTAATCGTGAGCGGCTAAATCGAGTCGTTATTATTATTGTGCGTTATTCAGTGGTCATTTTTGGAACTAGTAATATTTCAGTGCAGCACTTACGAAGAAGTAGTAAAGAGTGAGCAAGCCCATGCACATGCGCACTGGCACTTGCCATTTCAACGATGTCAACATGcattggaagatttaaaattgtattttaaaaatttcgaggcTGCCGGTTTAAGAAAATATGTATGTATTAAGTTAATGTGAAAATACATACTTTACCTTTAAGGAGTACATAGAGATAGAGAAATGTCATTTTCCTACTAGTTTCTAATTCAGTAGCaattaagaaatgaatttaaaaacccAATAAAATAGGAGCAAAAACAAACATAACCTACATATGCATCGGGATGTCAAAGTATAACATAGAGGAGTGGGGGTCAcacatgaaaattcaaacagCACTGCGCATGTGCACGGGTTTGCTCGCGAGTTTCGATTAGTGGCAAACAGtaacgaattttttaagattgcttgTCCAAACGCTGCTCACTAAAAACATATGGTGGGATCCCTCTTGACTATTCCTTCGTGGTGGCGGCGTTTGGAACTAATAATATTTCAGCAGGCTTTCTAACGCTCACTTTTTAGGCTACGTTATAGCCTCATAACACGGtggttgtaaataaaaatatataaaatggcgCGATTCGTTCATTATTTGTACTTTTTACAAACAAGTGTAAATAATAGAAGGTTTGTCGTTGTAAGTGTCCAGCTTGATTATTGTTTCCTTTTATTACTGCTGATGTAACTGTTTCTTAAATGAAGTACAATGGGACTAATAAAACAAGTCCAAGAGAAGTTGGTAAGGATACACTTGAAACTCCATTGTATCGTCCCCAATTTTCATCGCGATTGCAATAATTAGTTTTACAAATTCGAATATCGTAGTTTCCATGCTTAAAAGGATTTTCTTCCCTCACGCAGTCATGCAAAACTGTTCTTCTATGTAAATCTGAAAGATAAAAATATAGCAGtctcaaagaataaaaaaattaatcctggtGTCTACTcgataaatgatttaaaattttcggtaattggCTGCATTTATGAGGGttaattaaaaagagtttaaaagatttaaatgatatCACATTTCTAAGATAACTGATTTCGGACAGGGAATTTTGcaagagaaatataattttgatataatctcttcttctaaatcaaaatttaaattctttttcaaattaccaGTTTTGTGTAAAACACTCTCTGCTTGTAGTTAAATTATAACTCTTCACAAAAATCCCCTGTCCCAAGgtcaaaattctaattctttgagTAAACTTCTAATTCTTTACAGAGATTCCCTGCctcaaaatcgaaattttaattctttaatagaATCTATTTCCAAAAGAGTTGGAGGTCTAAATTTGAacagagttttttaaatattccttttttctgaatcagaattaaaattatttccaaaatttcagcttcgtcttaaaaaattcctgttccaagtcaaattctacttcttttagaaaataaatggtTCCAagaagaattgtaatttttttaaaagattttctcttTCACATGAGAATTAAGGTTCTTAAAGCTATTCTCCGTTTCATAcgagaattatatttatttacaaaattttctattataattcaggcATATAGTGAAACATTTCAAGTTTAACAcaataaagtttcaaattatgaAGAATTCGCAATTTGAAATGGgatttttctacacttttttaatgtaaatcagaagtaaaattctttttcaatatttccatttcgtctaaaaaattttctattccaagttaaataataattctttacgaaaattcttttgtcagaaaatctaaattattataattcttcacTAAAATCTACAGTAAAAAGTCAAATTCTTTTCGGAAAATTCCTTTCCCAAAGggagcattttaattttaatctaaaattctcTATCtgg comes from the Belonocnema kinseyi isolate 2016_QV_RU_SX_M_011 chromosome 6, B_treatae_v1, whole genome shotgun sequence genome and includes:
- the LOC117174437 gene encoding uncharacterized protein LOC117174437, with the protein product MKFIIFVVAIATIATAGECIVCYQCVDGEKTDELQSYQSCNKFLDNHTCNTTASSACATYSTNYLHRRTVLHDCVREENPFKHGNYDIRICKTNYCNRDENWGRYNGVSSVSLPTSLGLVLLVPLYFI